The Paenibacillus sp. FSL W8-0426 region TATATCGTGGACCAGGCCGAACGGGACCGGATTCGTGGAATTCTTGAGGAATACGCAGAAAAATAACGTGCAGAGGGCTAATGAAAGTGGTGATACCCATCATTGCAGAGGAGGGTGCTCGCAAAAAAAGAAGGCGAGTCAAAAGCAACGGTTACAAGCGCCGGAGAACGTTCGGTTATATTCTGTGGTTATTGTTTATCCTGGGCTGGATCATGCTGATCTGGTCCTTCTCCATGCAAACCTATCAACAGCAGAGCATTCAGCCTTGGTTGCACAGCTGGGCAGAACATTTGCGGTTGAAAATATCGTTTCCGGACATTGCCTTCCATTACGGTGATCGTTCTTACTCTTTAAGGCAGCAGCCCTACGAATTTGTCGAATTTATGTTCCGGAAGACTGCGCATCTGTTCGTGTATGCTGTCCTGGGGATATTGGTCTATGCGAGCTTGCGTTACAGGAACGTGCATTGGGCCAAATGTGCAATGATCTCATTGATCGTCGTTGCAGCCATTGCAGGCACGGATGAGTACATACAGCAGTTTTCCAAGGATCGAACTTCATCTGTTCGCGACGTTGGAGTGGACCTTCTTGGGGGCGCAGCCGGCATTTTGATCTGGGTGGGGGGCAGGTCCCTTTTTAGGAAAAAGCGGCAATAGGCTTCGATCGTTTGTCCTGAAGCAACGATGATTT contains the following coding sequences:
- a CDS encoding VanZ family protein gives rise to the protein MKVVIPIIAEEGARKKRRRVKSNGYKRRRTFGYILWLLFILGWIMLIWSFSMQTYQQQSIQPWLHSWAEHLRLKISFPDIAFHYGDRSYSLRQQPYEFVEFMFRKTAHLFVYAVLGILVYASLRYRNVHWAKCAMISLIVVAAIAGTDEYIQQFSKDRTSSVRDVGVDLLGGAAGILIWVGGRSLFRKKRQ